Sequence from the Penaeus vannamei isolate JL-2024 chromosome 16, ASM4276789v1, whole genome shotgun sequence genome:
GATTACAAGAAATGGTTGAATAATGTAAAGAAAATGATGTGTTTTTGACATTTTTTCCATGAGAAAACAGACAGATTTCGTAAAATCAATAACGTCTTTTTGTCACATGTAGAAATATACCTTTAATGGTAAGCCCTTCGTTCAACCCCCAATTAAGAAATACATTGTAATCGCTTGGCACCAGAAGGTCGGTCCCCATGTCCTGGCAAAAGGTCCGGGCGTCATTCCAGGGCATTTTTACGGGATGGAAATACACGCATCCTACATCAGTCACATCCGTGAAGGGAACGCTGCACCAACCTGAAGTATCGTTTATTGAAAAATAAGTTTTTCAACTTTTAAATGCTTAGTTTTGTCATGATTTGAATAAAACTTCCacgaaataggaaaggaaagcgaTGATGGTTAATACGTTTACAAATCCTACAGCATTTGTGACgtctattcatatatagaaatagtttcaTGAACCCGAAACATGGTAAGATCAATTTAGACCCTCAGACAATTATAAAGGCGGCATTTTTTCTTAACGTGTAGGTAATTATCTACCTTCTATAGTCCAGTAGGATGTAAAAGGCGGCGGAAGTGTGATTTGCGCATTCAACTTGAAATCGTAGACGCGGCAGTGGCCTTCCTCATAGCAAAAGAGGTCAGCCCAGGTCAAGGAAGTGGCGTACCCAGCGCAGAAGAGGCGGGATTTCGTCTGGACCTCAGCAGACTGAACATGGGTAAGTACGGTGCCCGAGGGAATACCTGAGCGCCAGAGCAGATCCCTGGCAGTAGCGATGTGCCATGTCACTGCGATGCACAGCGGCACCACCAGCGTCGCGTACAGCTTCATGGCCGACTGTAAGGCCTTCTGACTTCTTTTAGGAAGGCGTTCTTGGGTTCGTGACACGGAGAGATCAATACTGGGCGGCGCCAACGAAGACACTAatgggtcagtgtgtgtgtacatatata
This genomic interval carries:
- the LOC113802874 gene encoding uncharacterized protein isoform X1, which codes for MECRRDPKRLNNCIDLSVSRTQERLPKRSQKALQSAMKLYATLVVPLCIAVTWHIATARDLLWRSGIPSGTVLTHVQSAEVQTKSRLFCAGYATSLTWADLFCYEEGHCRVYDFKLNAQITLPPPFTSYWTIEGWCSVPFTDVTDVGCVYFHPVKMPWNDARTFCQDMGTDLLVPSDYNVFLNWGLNEGLTIKEPWLGASGTTWLDGSAVQRAGLMADQCLRLHGGPNVGDSYCTSTYPFICELTLP
- the LOC113802874 gene encoding uncharacterized protein isoform X2, with protein sequence MKLYATLVVPLCIAVTWHIATARDLLWRSGIPSGTVLTHVQSAEVQTKSRLFCAGYATSLTWADLFCYEEGHCRVYDFKLNAQITLPPPFTSYWTIEGWCSVPFTDVTDVGCVYFHPVKMPWNDARTFCQDMGTDLLVPSDYNVFLNWGLNEGLTIKEPWLGASGTTWLDGSAVQRAGLMADQCLRLHGGPNVGDSYCTSTYPFICELTLP